One Ostrea edulis chromosome 2, xbOstEdul1.1, whole genome shotgun sequence genomic region harbors:
- the LOC125681355 gene encoding potassium voltage-gated channel protein Shaw-like, translating into MFCCSIYFPEIYTWCYPVMFEVNLRGTKFFSSSTAVQHLLENLSKKSRAEILADGSYYLDRNPLIFHHILDFYCGGEFHLPRNICPVQAQKEMEFWMIPMKEIPVCCYETLHDDKQTEYKTIILDEGSSEGKHPFTLERAVYSSTCSLTNIRSKLLHALNSPLKSWLGKIWLFIVAVFTAVSITVFLLESSALYRVQRSGQPTNKTYELFGHNKKLLKIMTTKTSFEMAFAELLSNTVLMFDLLLRFSISHKKKQFCKKPQNILEFMTEMIIYGFSIAEYMVDDDEAVENFSYEMSLWLQVLYSLRVIRIFRIIDTSSEMKMLKLSLLKSRNEICLFITVLTSFAFIFGSCVYWAEFLNPDTYPNIFIGIWWAFVTMTTVGYGDFYPKTTSGYLVGVLTSTCGLILLAMPIAMISSNFSKIYDCYNFRKIHLKKVDLKNRTPLLYHSMESDSL; encoded by the exons ATGTTTTGTTGCTCTATTTATTTCCCTGAGATATATACATGGTGTTATCCAGTCatgtttgaagtaaatttaaGAGGAACAAAGTTTTTCTCAAGTTCTACAGCGGTGCAGCATCTTTTAGAAAACCTATCAAAGAAAAGTAGAGCAGAAATTCTTGCGGACGGTAGTTACTATTTAGACAGAAATCCGTTAATATTTCATCACATTTTAGATTTCTATTGTGGAGGCGAATTTCATCTGCCAAGGAATATCTGCCCAGTGCAAGCACAGAAAGAGATGGAATTTTGGATGATTCCCATGAAGGAAATTCCTGTCTGTTGCTACGAAACATTGCATGACGACAAACAAACCGAGTACAAGACGATAATTCTAGATGAGGGCAGTAGTGAAGGAAAACATCCCTTTACGTTGGAACGAGCAGTTTACTCTAGCACCTGTTCCTTAACCAACATTCGCAGCAAACTTCTTCATGCGCTGAATTCTCCGCTAAAGTCATGGCTAGGAAAG ATATGGTTGTTCATCGTTGCAGTGTTTACAGCTGTATCCATTACCGTTTTCCTCCTGGAAAGCTCCGCTCTATACCGTGTCCAGAGAAGTGGTCAGCCAACCAATAAAACGTATGAATTGTTCGGCCACAACAAAAAACTGCTCAAAATTATGACAACCAAGACGTCTTTTGAGATGGCATTTGCAGAGCTTCTATCCAACACTGTCCTTATGTTTGATCTCCTCCTGAGGTTCAGCATTAGTCACAAGAaaaaacaattttgtaaaaagcCTCAGAATATTCTGGAGTTTATGACAGAGATGATTATTTATGGCTTCTCGATTGCAGAATACATGGTTGATGATGATGAAGCTGTAGAAAACTTTTCGTATGAGATGTCACTCTGGCTTCAAGTCCTTTATTCGCTTCGTGTAATTCGAATTTTTCGCATCATAGATACGAGCTCAGAAATGAAAATGCTTAAGCTATCACTGCTGAAAAGCAGAAATGAAATTTGTCTGTTTATAACCGTGTTGACATCTTTTGCGTTTATTTTTGGGTCGTGTGTATATTGGGCCGAATTCCTTAATCCAGATACCTATCCAAACATCTTTATCGGGATCTGGTGGGCATTTGTTACCATGACAACTGTTGGATATGGCGACTTCTACCCCAAGACAACCTCTGGATATTTGGTTGGAGTTTTGACTTCAACGTGTGGTTTGATACTCTTAGCCATGCCAATAGCGATGATATCATCAAACTTCAGTAAGATATATGATTGTTATAACTTCAGGAAAATTCATCTTAAAAAGGTTGATTTAAAAAATCGGACACCATTATTATACCATTCCATGGAAAGTGATTCTCTGTAA